A single window of Plutella xylostella chromosome 25, ilPluXylo3.1, whole genome shotgun sequence DNA harbors:
- the LOC105393340 gene encoding flavin reductase (NADPH), which yields MKKVVIFGSTGMTGVCALDAAVKKGLEVRAFVRDPAKVPEHLKDKVEIFQGNVLEPDSVMEAVEGVNGVVILLGTRNSLEPTSDMSEGTKNIIEAMRAKNVKTVSACMSTFLLFEPSKLPERFKNVNDDHKRMHDALKECGLNWIAVLPPHIADEPSAEITVVVNPDKGPGRSISKLDLASFMIDCLSEPKYYKNTVALCNVGK from the exons ATGAAGAAGGTCGTGATTTTCGGTTCCACGGGCATGACGGGGGTGTGCGCGCTCGACGCGGCCGTCAAAAAAG GTTTAGAAGTGCGAGCATTCGTGCGAGACCCAGCAAAGGTGCCAGAGCACTTGAAAGACAAAGTAGAGATCTTCCAGGGCAATGTCCTGGAACCTGACTCCGTCATGGAGGCGGTTGAGGGGGTAAACGGAGTTGTCATTCTCCTCGGAACAAGGAACTCTCTGGAGCCTACGTCAGACATGTCCGAGGGTACAAAGAACATCATTGAGGCTATGAGGGCCAAGAATGTGAAGACTGTCTCTGCATGCATGTCTACGTTCCTCCTGTTTGAGCCGAGCAAGCTGCCGGAGAGGTTCAAGAATGTCAATGATGACCACAAGAGGATGCACGATGCTCTGAAGGAGTGCGGCCTGAACTGGATTGCTGTGCTGCCTCCTCACATCGCTG ACGAGCCGAGCGCCGAGATCACAGTGGTCGTCAACCCGGACAAGGGTCCCGGACGGTCCATCTCCAAGCTCGACCTGGCCTCCTTCATGATCGATTGTCTCAGCGAGCCCAAGTACTACAAGAACACTGTCGCGCTGTGCAATGTGGGGAAGTAG
- the LOC105393341 gene encoding mitochondrial GTPase 1, with amino-acid sequence MATKFDAAAYNFRKKCPYISKNLLRWFPGHMNKGLKQIDRTLKSVDCVIEVHDARIPFTGRNPVFSSSVTSAKPHILVLNKKDLTIPSLIPKIKDQLREEHNLQNVIYTNCKDQHCRGIKSIKPIMIDLIKSSNRFNRSEEDDFNVMIIGVPNVGKSSLINMLRSTNMRGAHSLQTGAVAGVTRSMHMKMKINHDPKIFMFDTPGILEPTVSDMEMGLKLALCASLQDHLVGEEAIADYLLYWLNKHGKFKYVVYMGLEEPTDDINEVLIAGARKFNRIRRVRDYDGTVRDVPDFLESARTMIRAFRTGELGRALLDIDLLRFKDRAKESVQG; translated from the exons ATGGCGACAAAATTCGATGCGGCAGCTTACAACTTCCGCAAGAAATGTCCTTACATCAGCAAGAACCTTCTCCGCTGGTTCCCGGGGCACATGAACAAGGGTCTGAAGCAGATAGACCGCACGCTGAAGTCTGTAGACTGTGTGATTGAGGTACACGACGCGCGGATCCCCTTCACGGGAAGGAATCCTGTCTTCAGCAGCAGCGTGACCAGCGCCAAGCCGCACATCCTCGTCCTCAACAAGAAGGACCTCACCATCCCCTCCCTCATCCCAAAAATCAAGGACCAGCTACGCGAAGAACACAACTTACAAAACGTCATATACACCAACTGCAAAGACCAGCACTGCAGAGGCATTAAGTCTATAAAACCCATAATGATAGACTTGATAAAGAGCTCCAACAGGTTCAACAGAAGCGAGGAGGATGACTTCAATGTGATGATCATTGGGGTGCCGAACGTGGGTAAATCGTCTCTGATCAACATGCTGCGGTCAACCAACATGCGCGGGGCGCACTCGCTACAGACGGGTGCTGTGGCTGGCGTCACGCGCAGCATGCACATGAAGATGAAGATCAATCATGACCCCAAGATCTTTATGTTTGATACTCCAG GCATCCTCGAACCGACAGTCTCGGACATGGAGATGGGGCTGAAGCTGGCGCTGTGTGCCTCGCTGCAGGACCACCTCGTGGGCGAGGAGGCCATCGCCGACTACCTGCTGTACTGGCTCAACAAGCACGGGAAGTTCAAATATGTCGTCTACATGGGGTTGGAGGAGCCCACTGATGATATTAATGAG GTACTAATAGCGGGCGCGCGCAAGTTCAACCGCATCCGTCGCGTCCGGGACTACGACGGGACGGTCCGGGACGTGCCGGACTTCCTGGAGTCGGCCCGGACCATGATCCGCGCCTTCCGGACCGGCGAGCTCGGCCGGGCGCTCCTGGATATAGACCTGCTCCGGTTCAAGGATAGGGCCAAAGAGAGCGTCCAAGGATAA
- the LOC105393342 gene encoding ribosome quality control complex subunit NEMF homolog, with the protein MKNRFNTYDIVCMVTELQRLVGMRVNQVYDIDNKSYLIRLQRSEEKAVLLLESGSRFHTTQFEWPKNVAPSGFTMKLRKHLKNKRLEKLVQLGVDRVVDLQFGSGEAAYHVILELYDRGNIVLTDHELTILNVLRPHVEGDKVRFAVKEKYPLDRAKTSCEPPLGDALRQILAGSKPGDNLKKILNPNVEYGPAIIDHVLLEQGLAGNLKLARDNKPGLQLEDTLPRLEEALRQAQLLIDRARSEVHKGYITQKKEERPSPDGEAPSYLLTNQEFHPKLFSQHKDLPIVEFDSFDRAVDEFFSALEGQKIDIKTIQLEREAMKKLTNVRQDHVKRVSELESTQLKDKQRAELIARNEALVEHARRAVQTALADQMSWDDIQLLVKTAQENQDPIASCITKLKLDINHISLSLSDPYDDGEGEGESLPPMTVDIDLSLTAFANARRYYDQKRSAAKKQQKTLESQNKALKSAERKTKQTLKEAQTISNISKARKTYWFEKFYWFISSDNYLIIAGRDQQQNELLVKRYMRAGDIYVHADVSGASSVLVKRAGLSPPPRALLEAGHAAVAYSVAWEAKVLTSAWWVHAHQVSKSAPTGEYLATGSFMIRGKKNFLLPQHLQLGFGFMFRLEDSCIDRHRGERRAPDAASDAISDVTSMQDVDEEILVSDDDEPSEKDDTKPQPLEDKLTSIAEETTRIEIKDEKSEQERETEIESQKQEGENEKEDKSESDSDSSSEDGFPDTHIKVDHGTGKVIMQSKARTISEVSDRSESTVHLEDEKPLTFPALPSKKGGKKQNEKGGRQKEQERKQKELEQKQKETSKRGQKGKLKKIKEKYRNQDEDERAMRLEMLQSANSAKEPKKALKKGAPGGGKSRAKAAKIPQPAPVLLEAESDAEEPEVELEADSQATDADTELLSQLTGCPLADDELLFAVPVVAPYSTLTNYKFKVKLTPGTSKRGKAAKTAIQVFLKDPSCSAREKDLLKAVKEEDIARNFPGKVKLSAPNLHKNKK; encoded by the exons ATGAAGAACCGATTCAATACCTACGATATAGTATGCATGGTGACGGAGTTGCAGAG GTTGGTTGGCATGAGAGTGAACCAAGTGTACGACATAGACAACAAGTCGTACCTGATCCGGCTGCAGCGCTCGGAGGAGAAGGCCGTGCTGCTGCTGGAGTCCGGCAGCCGCTTCCATACCACACAGTTTGAGTGGCCCAAGAATGTTGCTCCCTCTGGGTTTACTATGAAG CTCCGCAAACATCTCAAGAACAAGCGTCTAGAGAAGCTAGTCCAGCTAGGCGTGGACCGCGTAGTGGACCTGCAGTTTGGCAGCGGCGAGGCGGCCTACCACGTCATACTGGAGCTGTATGATAGGGGCAACATTGTGCTCACTGATCACGAGCTTACCATATTGAATGTGCTAAGGCCGCATGTGGAAGGGGATAAAGTTAG GTTTGCAGTAAAAGAAAAGTACCCGCTAGACCGCGCCAAGACGAGCTGCGAGCCGCCGCTCGGGGACGCGCTGCGGCAGATTCTGGCCGGCAGCAAGCCTGGAGACAACCTGAAGAAGATACTCAACCCTAATGTTG AATACGGCCCAGCGATCATAGACCACGTGCTCCTAGAGCAAGGCCTGGCCGGGAACCTCAAACTGGCCAGAGACAACAAGCCAGGGCTTCAGCTGGAGGATACTCTGCCTCGTCTAGAGGAGGCGCTGAGGCAAGCGCAGCTGCTGATTGATAGAGCCAGGAGTGAGGTCCATAAG GGCTACATAACCCAGAAGAAGGAGGAGCGACCAAGCCCCGACGGCGAGGCACCCAGCTACCTGCTCACCAACCAGGAGTTCCATCCAAAGTTGTTCAGCCAACACAAGGACCTGCCGATAGTTGAGTTCGACAGCTTCGATAGAGCTGTGGATGAATTCTTCTCGGCTTTGGAGGGACAGAAAATTGATATTAAG ACAATCCAACTAGAACGCGAAGCCATGAAGAAGCTAACCAACGTGCGACAGGACCACGTCAAAAGAGTCTCCGAGCTAGAAAGCACCCAACTGAAAGACAAACAACGCGCTGAGCTCATAGCCAGGAACGAAGCGTTGGTGGAACACGCCAGGAGGGCCGTGCAGACCGCGCTAGCTGACCAG ATGTCCTGGGACGACATCCAACTGCTAGTTAAAACGGCCCAAGAGAACCAGGACCCCATAGCATCGTGCATCACCAAGTTGAAGCTGGACATCAACCACATCAGTCTGTCTCTGTCTGACCCGTACGACGACGGCGAGGGGGAGGGAGAGAGCTTGCCGCCCATGACTGTTGATATTGATCTGTCGTTGACTGCGTTCGCTAATGCTAGGAG ATACTACGACCAAAAGCGTTCAGCGGCGAAAAAGCAGCAGAAAACCCTGGAGTCCCAGAACAAAGCGCTCAAGTCGGCAGAACGGAAGACCAAACAGACCCTCAAGGAGGCCCAGACCATCAGCAACATCAGTAAAGCACGCAAGACTTACTGGTTCGAGAAGTTCTACTGGTTTATCTCTTCGGATAATTACTTG ATAATAGCGGGTCGCGACCAGCAGCAGAACGAGCTGCTAGTGAAGCGCTACATGCGAGCTGGAGACATCTACGTCCACGCTGATGTCAGTGGAGCCTCTTCTGTCCTGGTGAAGCGAGCCGGGCTTTCCCCTCCACCTAGAGCCCTGCTTGAAGCGGGCCACGCGGCTGTTGCATACAG TGTAGCGTGGGAAGCCAAGGTCCTAACCTCAGCGTGGTGGGTGCACGCTCACCAAGTGTCCAAGTCAGCGCCGACTGGAGAGTACCTCGCGACAGGATCCTTCATGATCCGAGGGAAGAAGAACTTTTTACTGCCTCAACATCTGCAGCTAGGCTTCGGGTTTATGTTTAGG CTAGAAGACAGCTGCATCGACCGGCACCGCGGGGAGCGGCGCGCCCCCGACGCCGCCAGTGACGCCATCAGTGACGTCACGTCCATGCAGGATGTGGATGAAGAGATCCTCGTGTCTGATGATG ATGAGCCCTCAGAAAAAGACGACACAAAACCGCAGCCTCTTGAAGACAAACTGACATCAATAGCAGAAGAAACAACAAGGATTGAAATAAAAGATGAAAAGAGTGAACAAGAGAGAGAAACAGAGATAGAGTCACAGAAACAGGAGGGAGAGAACGAGAAAGAAGATAAGTCTGAGTCGGACAGTGATAGCTCTTCTGAGGATGGCTTCCCTGATACGCATATTAAG GTTGACCACGGCACAGGAAAAGTTATAATGCAATCAAAGGCTAGAACAATATCTGAAGTATCTGACAGAAGTGAAAGCACCGTTCATTTAG AAGACGAAAAACCACTGACCTTCCCAGCGCTTCCATCAAAGAAGGGAGGCAAGAAACAGAATGAGAAAGGCGGTAGACAGAAGGAACAAGAACGAAAACAGAAGGAACTAGAACAGAAACAGAAAGAAACGTCCAAGAGAGGACAGAAGGGAAAGCTGAAGAAGATAAAGGAGAAATACAGGAACCAGGATGAAGATGAGAGGGCTATGAGGTTGGAGATGTTACAG TCAGCCAACTCAGCCAAAGAGCCCAAGAAGGCGCTCAAGAAGGGCGCCCCCGGGGGCGGCAAGTCGCGCGCCAAGGCGGCCAAGATCCCGCAGCCGGCGCCCGTGCTGCTCGAGGCAGAGTCTGATGCTGAGGAGCCGGAGGTGGAACTAGAG GCGGACTCCCAGGCCACAGACGCGGACACGGAGCTCCTGTCCCAGCTGACGGGCTGCCCGCTCGCGGACGACGAGCTGCTGTTCGCGGTGCCCGTCGTCGCGCCCTACTCCACGCTGACGAATTATAA ATTCAAAGTGAAGCTGACGCCCGGTACAAGCAAGCGAGGTAAAGCGGCTAAAACAGCCATCCAAGTGTTTCTCAAGGACCCCAGCTGTTCAGCGCGAGAGAAAGACCTACTGAAGGCAGTCAAAGAAGAAGATATAGCAAGAAACTTCCCTGGAAAAGTCAAACTTTCCGCGCCAAATCTGCATAAGAATAAGAAGTAA